A genomic region of Rhipicephalus sanguineus isolate Rsan-2018 chromosome 1, BIME_Rsan_1.4, whole genome shotgun sequence contains the following coding sequences:
- the LOC119374430 gene encoding tigger transposable element-derived protein 4: MSRPKQCKSLTLERKVELIKEVEKAGRSKSCIAKEFGIPLSTLSTVLKNKQKVLEGFEQSFSSKRKRVRASKFPDVESALLLWLQNVRAANLPVTTQMMMEKADALALQMGHADFSCSNGWFERFKKRNNVSSKPIHGESGIVDEQAADAWRNLRLAELQKEYADKDIFNLDEAALFYKMLPNRTYTPKGEACSGAKQRKDRITILFGANATGD; the protein is encoded by the coding sequence ATGTCCCGCCCAAAGCAGTGCAAATCTCTGACGTTGGAGAGAAAAGTCGAGCTAATCAAGGAAGTAGAAAAGGCAGGTCGAAGCAAGTCGTGCATCGCCAAGGAATTCGGCATCCCTTTGTCAACCCTCTCGACAGTGCTCAAGAACAAACAAAAGGTTTTGGAAGGCTTCGAGCAAAGCTTCTCAAGCAAACGGAAGCGCGTTCGAGCGTCCAAATTCCCGGACGTCGAATCAGCACTTCTGTTGTGGCTCCAAAACGTTCGAGCAGCCAATCTTCCCGTGACAACCCAAATGATGATGGAAAAAGCAGACGCTTTGGCACTGCAGATGGGTCACGCGGACTTCAGCTGCAGCAATGGCTGGTTCGAGCGGTTTAAGAAGCGAAATAACGTGTCATCGAAGCCTATCCACGGCGAAAGCGGCATTGTCGACGAACAGGCTGCAGACGCATGGCGCAACCTACGCCTCGCCGAGCTGCAAAAGGAGTACGCGGACAAGGACATTTTTAACCTCGACGAAGCCGCTCTCTTTTACAAAATGCTGCCTAACCGCACATACACACCAAAAGGCGAAGCGTGCTCGGGCGCTAAGCAACGCAAAGACAGGATAACCATTCTTTTTGGTGCCAACGCTACCGGCGATTAA